The following proteins come from a genomic window of Myxococcales bacterium:
- a CDS encoding urate hydroxylase PuuD has protein sequence MELVTTLGGWEFLVRYLHFLAGVLWIGVLWYFNFIQTPFFGSELGGQAKSAMTRGLVPNALWWFRWGAMFTFLSGLILIAFKLHAGISLGDGYMTRILTGALMGTFMWANVWFVIWPAQQVVIANAEAVAGGGDANPDAAAAAGRAGMASRTNTLFSIPMLFFMGSASHLQTFNNGDNDATYWIVAGAIILAAEAQALIGPGAPTQKPLTSVSGTIHAGLALTVVLYLAGVLIN, from the coding sequence ATGGAACTCGTTACAACCCTTGGAGGTTGGGAATTTCTCGTTCGCTACCTCCACTTTCTGGCGGGAGTCCTCTGGATTGGTGTGCTCTGGTATTTCAACTTCATCCAGACGCCCTTCTTTGGCAGTGAGCTCGGAGGCCAGGCCAAGAGTGCCATGACCCGCGGCCTCGTCCCCAACGCACTCTGGTGGTTTCGTTGGGGTGCGATGTTCACCTTCCTTTCCGGCCTCATTCTGATTGCCTTCAAGTTGCACGCCGGCATCAGTCTGGGCGATGGCTACATGACGCGCATCCTCACCGGAGCCCTGATGGGTACCTTCATGTGGGCCAACGTCTGGTTCGTGATCTGGCCCGCCCAGCAGGTTGTGATCGCCAATGCAGAAGCCGTGGCGGGAGGCGGCGACGCCAACCCCGACGCCGCAGCCGCGGCGGGCCGCGCGGGAATGGCCTCGCGCACCAACACCCTGTTTTCGATCCCGATGCTTTTCTTCATGGGTTCGGCCAGTCATCTGCAGACATTCAACAACGGAGACAATGACGCGACATATTGGATAGTCGCCGGCGCGATCATCCTGGCAGCCGAGGCACAAGCCTTGATCGGCCCCGGAGCCCCAACCCAGAAGCCGCTCACGAGCGTTTCGGGCACGATCCACGCGGGACTCGCTCTAACCGTAGTGCTCTATCTAGCAGGCGTACTGATCAACTAA
- a CDS encoding DUF481 domain-containing protein has protein sequence MRDTVLLIALSLALLIPAAAIAEADDTPRPGLFGTSFLEGWTRSLGIGLSGSNGPIDELKLIADAKGKYEDEKHRRKISSQFYLSKVDSDEDDTDRKVFVEYEETWKPFANYFFLLGLSRYDNDLLEVWDHRISVSISVGSELVSTENLTLRASVGGGLNHVWELDDKLDTAQTSPEGVVRLDGSYAIMEDVSFSTTHTYYPNFDDTKEFRVISDAEFKADIGDKGGLTTSIGVSNEYDSLKVGENDLHYYLRLGYDF, from the coding sequence GTGCGCGACACAGTCCTGTTGATCGCGCTTTCGCTTGCGCTCCTGATCCCCGCCGCGGCAATCGCAGAAGCTGACGACACACCACGGCCAGGGCTTTTCGGCACTTCGTTTCTCGAGGGGTGGACGCGCAGCCTGGGGATTGGACTCAGTGGTTCGAACGGTCCGATCGACGAATTGAAATTGATCGCGGACGCGAAGGGGAAGTACGAAGACGAGAAGCATCGTCGCAAAATCAGCTCACAGTTCTATCTTTCAAAAGTGGACTCGGATGAGGACGATACGGACCGTAAGGTCTTCGTCGAGTACGAAGAAACTTGGAAGCCTTTCGCCAACTATTTTTTTCTACTGGGACTTTCGCGCTACGACAATGATCTACTCGAAGTATGGGACCATCGCATCAGTGTCTCCATCAGCGTCGGTTCTGAGCTTGTTTCAACCGAGAATCTCACGCTTCGCGCCAGCGTTGGCGGCGGACTCAACCATGTCTGGGAACTCGACGACAAACTTGACACCGCGCAGACTTCCCCAGAAGGTGTCGTGCGACTCGATGGCAGCTACGCGATCATGGAAGACGTAAGTTTTTCGACCACTCACACCTACTATCCCAACTTCGACGACACCAAGGAATTCCGTGTGATCTCCGACGCAGAATTCAAAGCTGACATCGGAGACAAGGGTGGCCTCACCACGAGTATCGGCGTCTCGAACGAATACGACTCACTGAAGGTCGGCGAGAACGACCTCCACTACTACCTCCGGCTCGGTTATGACTTCTAG
- a CDS encoding calcium/sodium antiporter → MLIHLLQMVGGMTILVLGGDLMVRGASSLARSLGISPLAVGLTVVAFGTSAPELAVSLGAAFNGSGNLAFGNIFGSNLANIGLIIGLSALIRPLPIDGLVTRRELPMMILAVAAASVMASDVLLGESVAQYSRSDGLIFLLFFVVFIFYTVGDLIRQRSAKNRSIANGDAVPEQVSDAATSKHVSRDLTQIVIGLVGLLLGAHFTVDGAVAVALILGVPEVVVGLTVVSVGTSLPELVATLSAVRRGELAIAVGGVVGSNIFNILLVCGLTSVVMPIVIPMGGLLDLAITAVLSLALLLVARTHSRLILRWEGAGLLLSYLTYMVWRSL, encoded by the coding sequence ATGCTGATCCATCTACTGCAAATGGTCGGCGGCATGACGATTCTCGTGCTCGGGGGCGACCTGATGGTGCGCGGCGCCTCATCCCTGGCGCGATCCCTCGGCATCTCGCCCCTGGCCGTCGGACTGACGGTCGTGGCCTTCGGCACCAGCGCCCCCGAACTTGCCGTCAGTCTCGGAGCGGCATTCAACGGCTCAGGAAATCTCGCGTTCGGCAACATCTTTGGTTCGAACCTGGCCAACATCGGGTTGATCATCGGCCTCTCGGCGCTGATTCGCCCGCTTCCGATCGATGGGCTCGTCACCCGGCGCGAATTGCCCATGATGATCCTCGCGGTCGCTGCGGCGTCCGTCATGGCGAGCGATGTCTTGCTCGGCGAAAGCGTCGCTCAATACTCTCGCAGTGACGGACTGATTTTCCTTCTCTTCTTCGTCGTGTTCATCTTCTACACGGTCGGGGATCTGATCAGGCAGCGTTCGGCAAAGAATCGCAGCATCGCAAACGGCGACGCCGTTCCCGAACAAGTTTCAGATGCTGCGACGAGCAAACACGTATCCCGAGACCTAACCCAGATCGTCATCGGTCTCGTCGGCCTGCTCCTCGGTGCTCATTTCACAGTCGACGGCGCTGTCGCAGTCGCCCTGATCCTGGGCGTTCCCGAAGTCGTTGTGGGCCTGACGGTGGTTTCCGTCGGAACCAGTCTGCCCGAACTGGTCGCCACGTTATCCGCGGTCCGCCGGGGTGAGTTGGCAATCGCGGTCGGGGGCGTCGTCGGATCCAACATCTTCAATATCTTGCTGGTCTGCGGCTTGACCTCCGTGGTCATGCCCATCGTAATTCCGATGGGTGGATTGCTGGATCTCGCCATCACGGCGGTTCTCTCACTCGCGCTTCTGTTGGTCGCGCGGACCCATAGCCGCCTGATTCTGCGCTGGGAAGGTGCTGGACTACTTTTGAGTTACCTGACCTACATGGTGTGGCGATCTCTTTAG
- a CDS encoding SDR family NAD(P)-dependent oxidoreductase yields the protein MQNFVDKVAVVTGAASGIGRALAVKFADVGCHLMLADMDDAGLEETRALIEKPGVKIEVHHCDVSRQDSVDAFADAAFSAFGAVHILCNNAGVLSGGLCWEVDIKDYQWQLGVNTFGVVHGVRSFVPRMLAQNTPGHVVNTASMAALTTMPFAGAYHMSKHAVLAFSECLYHEMKVTQSKLGVSVLCPELINTGIAESERVRPESYKNADGAPPITQSGKLVVGALADGIAKGGLDPSVMADRVFEAIQQDRFYILAEDSWRDACNTRLEDIRLGRNPTFSPPSL from the coding sequence ATGCAGAATTTTGTAGACAAAGTTGCGGTCGTCACCGGTGCGGCGAGTGGCATTGGTCGAGCTCTGGCGGTGAAGTTTGCCGATGTGGGTTGCCACCTGATGCTCGCCGACATGGACGACGCCGGTTTGGAAGAGACCCGTGCGCTGATCGAAAAACCCGGCGTAAAGATCGAAGTGCACCACTGCGATGTCAGTCGTCAAGACTCCGTAGACGCATTCGCCGACGCTGCGTTCAGTGCATTCGGCGCGGTCCACATTCTGTGCAACAACGCCGGCGTTCTCAGTGGGGGATTGTGTTGGGAAGTCGACATCAAAGATTATCAGTGGCAGCTGGGCGTAAACACCTTCGGAGTCGTGCACGGGGTTCGCAGCTTCGTCCCGAGGATGCTCGCCCAGAACACCCCTGGCCATGTGGTGAACACCGCTTCCATGGCGGCCCTCACCACGATGCCCTTTGCCGGGGCATACCACATGAGCAAACACGCCGTGCTGGCCTTCAGCGAATGCCTCTACCACGAAATGAAAGTCACCCAGAGCAAACTCGGCGTTTCGGTCCTGTGCCCGGAGTTGATCAACACGGGGATCGCAGAATCTGAACGCGTTCGACCCGAAAGCTACAAGAACGCGGACGGCGCACCGCCGATCACCCAATCGGGCAAGCTGGTGGTTGGCGCGCTGGCCGACGGCATCGCCAAAGGCGGCCTCGATCCTTCCGTGATGGCAGACCGAGTCTTCGAAGCGATTCAACAGGACCGTTTTTACATTCTGGCGGAGGACAGTTGGCGGGACGCCTGCAACACCCGCCTCGAGGACATCCGTCTGGGTCGCAATCCGACCTTTTCGCCGCCCAGCCTCTAA
- a CDS encoding HupE/UreJ family protein has product MVVAFVVVGVDASSVQAHPLAPSLLEMREQVDGVYTVRWKTPNLRAPGVELEPRLPARCLAITEKSAEVLATSLEERWRVDCGAQGMDGSTLGISGLDRSRTNALIRVVFADGRVAKGLIPSDATEFQVVAGRGVARSYLKLGFEHIALGPDHLLFIMGLLLLIVGTRKLLGAITAFTLGHSLTLGFAIFDLIHVPQQWVEVGIAISLVVVALELVRRDQRVRSLLREHPWFASFGFGLLHGLGFAGALREAGLPSDEIPSALLFFNLGIEAGQLAFIAVMLGIIASLRKTPVRRVWVDRVSAYAIGSLAVFWMLERGAALF; this is encoded by the coding sequence GTGGTTGTTGCTTTTGTCGTGGTTGGCGTCGATGCTTCCAGCGTCCAGGCTCATCCGCTAGCGCCTTCTCTGCTAGAAATGCGCGAGCAGGTGGACGGTGTCTATACGGTTCGCTGGAAGACGCCGAATTTACGCGCGCCAGGGGTCGAACTCGAGCCTCGATTGCCTGCGCGTTGCCTCGCGATCACAGAGAAGTCGGCCGAGGTGCTGGCGACCTCGTTGGAAGAGCGCTGGCGGGTCGATTGCGGAGCGCAGGGTATGGACGGCTCGACGCTCGGAATTTCGGGGCTCGACCGCAGCCGCACCAACGCATTGATCCGGGTCGTGTTTGCCGACGGTCGCGTGGCCAAGGGATTGATCCCGTCCGACGCGACCGAGTTTCAGGTCGTCGCGGGTCGGGGAGTTGCGCGCAGCTACCTCAAACTGGGCTTTGAACACATTGCGTTGGGCCCCGACCACTTGTTGTTCATCATGGGATTGCTGCTGTTGATCGTCGGGACCCGCAAACTCCTCGGTGCGATCACCGCCTTTACCCTCGGACATAGCCTGACCCTCGGGTTCGCAATCTTTGACCTGATTCACGTTCCGCAACAATGGGTTGAGGTAGGCATCGCGATCAGCCTGGTGGTGGTGGCCCTCGAGTTGGTGCGCCGAGATCAGCGGGTGAGATCGCTGTTGCGCGAGCACCCGTGGTTCGCGTCCTTCGGTTTCGGTTTGCTGCACGGGTTGGGGTTTGCGGGGGCGCTGCGGGAAGCCGGGTTGCCCAGCGACGAAATCCCGTCGGCCTTGTTGTTCTTCAACCTCGGCATTGAAGCGGGGCAGTTGGCCTTCATCGCCGTCATGCTCGGGATCATTGCATCGCTTCGGAAGACGCCGGTGCGTCGAGTCTGGGTCGATCGCGTGTCCGCGTATGCAATCGGGTCCCTGGCCGTTTTTTGGATGCTCGAGCGCGGCGCCGCGCTGTTTTGA
- a CDS encoding thioredoxin domain-containing protein, with product MPKAAPGAPALPDEVRRTLAEHLANKGSDYVPRTRNLSTDGAPLFTNRLLLETSPYLQQHAHNPVNWFPWGDDAFATAKRLKRPVLVSIGYSTCHWCHVMEEESFDDPALAAYLNANFIAIKIDREVRPDIDAIYMAAVHAMGISGGWPLNVFVTPERKPFYGGTYFPPTPRGGRPSFRQALEAISSQYAENPARFEQQADQLADYIRKNLAGSIATTSEAIPTDALRNLAQHYSDHSDPTWGGMNRAPKFPSSLPVRFLLRYANRTGDERSVEIASLALEKMAAGGIHDQVGGGFHRYSTDTKWLVPHFEKMLYDNALLAQDYLEAWQKTKRQSFADVCKKTLRYVAKEMTAPGGAFFSATDADSMNLQGESEEGYFFSWTPAEINEAIGPKRAKEIEAYYGVTSLGNFESRNIFRVWRSDAEVAAELGIGVDTLLENLASARAQLYETRSQRPAPLLDDKVLVGWNGLMISAFARAGFAFDDADFIARAATAAQFILDNMRRESRLVRVFKDNTASGPAFLEDYAFFIKALLDLYEAQPEPRWLQEAIALQSVLDRHYLDTQGGGYFKTADDAEKLLVREKSGHDGAIPSGNSIAALNLMRLYVYTGEVGYQESAEMLLAAFHGSLVSSPSGVAEMFLAVDYQLDTPKEIIVVSTGPGPDLDAMLAPLRSAFLPNRTLSVVVQGVDLEAHAKLSPMLKNKRARRGKVTAYVCENRVCKFPTESPSEFARQIAEINPYP from the coding sequence ATTCCCAAAGCTGCCCCCGGTGCACCGGCGCTCCCGGACGAGGTCCGGCGCACCCTGGCCGAACATCTGGCCAACAAGGGATCGGACTATGTTCCGAGAACCCGCAATCTTTCGACGGACGGCGCGCCTCTGTTCACCAATCGCCTGCTGCTGGAAACCAGCCCCTATCTTCAACAGCACGCACACAATCCCGTCAATTGGTTTCCCTGGGGCGACGATGCCTTCGCTACCGCAAAACGCCTGAAGCGACCCGTCCTCGTCAGTATCGGATACTCGACCTGCCATTGGTGCCACGTCATGGAAGAAGAGTCGTTCGATGATCCAGCTCTCGCCGCGTATTTGAATGCGAACTTCATCGCGATCAAGATCGACCGCGAAGTTCGCCCGGACATCGACGCCATTTACATGGCGGCCGTGCACGCGATGGGAATCAGTGGCGGCTGGCCTCTCAACGTTTTCGTCACCCCGGAACGCAAGCCCTTCTACGGCGGCACCTATTTCCCCCCAACCCCTCGCGGCGGGCGACCGAGTTTTCGCCAAGCCCTCGAAGCCATTTCCAGCCAGTACGCTGAAAATCCCGCACGCTTTGAACAACAGGCCGACCAACTCGCGGATTACATCCGTAAAAATCTCGCAGGCAGCATCGCTACCACCAGTGAAGCCATTCCCACCGATGCCCTGCGAAATCTCGCCCAGCATTACAGCGACCACTCGGACCCGACCTGGGGTGGGATGAATCGCGCGCCGAAGTTCCCCTCGTCTTTGCCAGTGCGCTTCCTGTTGCGCTATGCGAACCGCACGGGTGACGAGCGCTCGGTTGAAATCGCCAGCCTGGCCCTCGAAAAAATGGCCGCCGGAGGGATTCACGACCAGGTGGGGGGCGGCTTCCACCGCTATTCCACCGACACGAAGTGGCTGGTGCCGCACTTCGAAAAGATGCTCTACGACAACGCCCTGCTCGCCCAGGATTACCTGGAGGCGTGGCAGAAAACCAAGCGACAGTCGTTTGCCGACGTCTGCAAAAAGACACTCCGTTATGTCGCCAAGGAGATGACGGCCCCAGGCGGCGCATTCTTTTCTGCGACCGACGCCGACAGCATGAATCTTCAGGGCGAATCAGAAGAAGGCTATTTCTTCAGTTGGACCCCGGCAGAGATCAACGAGGCGATCGGCCCAAAGCGAGCCAAGGAGATCGAGGCCTACTACGGCGTTACGTCCCTGGGCAACTTCGAGAGTCGAAACATCTTTCGCGTCTGGCGCAGCGATGCTGAAGTCGCTGCGGAACTCGGGATTGGCGTGGACACCCTGCTCGAGAACCTCGCCAGCGCACGGGCGCAACTCTACGAAACCCGCAGCCAGCGCCCTGCCCCGCTGCTCGACGACAAAGTCCTGGTCGGTTGGAACGGTTTGATGATTTCGGCCTTTGCCCGCGCCGGTTTCGCCTTCGACGACGCGGACTTCATTGCTCGCGCGGCCACTGCGGCCCAGTTCATACTCGATAACATGCGGCGAGAGTCGCGACTCGTTCGGGTCTTCAAGGACAACACTGCCTCGGGGCCGGCGTTTCTCGAGGACTACGCCTTCTTCATCAAAGCTTTGCTCGATCTATACGAAGCCCAGCCAGAGCCACGATGGCTGCAAGAAGCCATCGCGCTGCAGTCGGTACTCGACCGGCACTATCTGGACACCCAGGGCGGCGGCTACTTCAAGACGGCCGACGACGCTGAAAAACTGCTCGTACGCGAAAAGTCGGGCCACGATGGTGCGATTCCATCGGGTAACTCGATTGCAGCGCTCAACCTGATGCGGCTGTACGTCTATACCGGCGAAGTCGGATACCAGGAATCAGCTGAAATGCTGCTGGCCGCGTTTCATGGCTCGCTGGTCAGTAGCCCGAGTGGAGTCGCAGAGATGTTCCTCGCCGTGGACTACCAACTCGACACGCCGAAGGAGATCATCGTGGTCAGCACCGGACCCGGTCCCGATCTCGACGCGATGCTCGCTCCACTGCGGAGTGCATTCCTGCCCAACCGCACGTTGTCCGTCGTCGTTCAGGGCGTCGATCTCGAAGCCCACGCAAAGCTCTCCCCCATGCTGAAGAACAAGCGAGCGCGGCGCGGCAAGGTCACGGCGTATGTCTGCGAGAATCGCGTCTGCAAATTTCCCACGGAGTCGCCGAGCGAGTTCGCCCGTCAAATCGCAGAGATCAATCCGTATCCCTGA
- a CDS encoding HEAT repeat domain-containing protein: MAEGQSLYWRLMPSVRATERDRFLFFFQLSALLTLAQTLGLAGSEALFLERVGPAALPLVFVLAPIATVLGCVSYATIVGSVRNDRLFIRLLITAGVALGTGTLLLQLELPGVLHALFCAAYLTQAILINLHFWTFAADFFDTLQSKRLYPYLVVGASAGGALGGTLAALGGLAFPAETLILGWSITLLVAAGVVYRRQSDLQRWRTLGVEEKDESSAAGLQGALRFLNRSPLAGWIAISIVGMISALFVIQYLYMKIFSEAFDSAETLAVFLGTYLALSNLAEIFIGTVVTPLLIKRLGVPGTTLVHALLTLLVFPLLWFYPVLVAAVAARAVRELVETSMAAPVRQLSYNALPFRFRGRVRALLEGVVLFAAMAMVGLALIALGENANLLWLCSLGAGMSLVYLSAGLIVRREYLRGFILELRHGRLDLDIELGQGVLASLAQQWEGLLMDERKYPSQSLLKLAAEFSKHGFGQVVLRASHHPHKKVRITCIEALASFDPTRLIQSLPVALTDKEVDVRLAAVRAAGSLEPRPTQIEARLQSCLRDSDPRVRAQVAQFSGPPGEAVLEALLESKDPAEIVAALECLPAAMSPSAEGLLEHSDQHVRAAALSTSAPHRAEDAPARLDRILDAMADADPEVRQAAARALPNFGSERRIIRCLADALDDSSHAVRDAAARSLALLGEQGVRAALSQLTSLRRWTAEAALEVIDRADDIHSRHHLAGVYRTCVLDAWKLYAGIEIAPIEPTLEAHFLRVALQNAYRNKVWLAFRILAVLEDPSVVKSVKQILDRGSNRDRADALEVLSNLGERETSDQFALLLEAGPFQDKLLNAASFVLAPQDLHEVLDQADQSEDRWLRLAAGPYISLRSSSRSEGDLEQNQQADNPQPDLQSQHEVDLMQRLLALRKVPLFTELSLERLESIHQLMHESNYLAGECVVREGDIGDDLFILLEGELEIYKNHGTPDARLLNTLTPVAYMGEMAILDDSERSATAIASKDSRLLSLGGDTFKEIVLQTPEISFEIFKVLTARIRAAEMRRE, encoded by the coding sequence ATGGCCGAGGGACAGTCTCTGTACTGGCGCTTGATGCCCTCCGTTCGCGCTACGGAGCGGGATCGTTTCCTGTTCTTCTTTCAGCTCTCGGCCTTGCTCACCCTGGCGCAGACCCTGGGACTCGCGGGCAGCGAGGCACTATTCCTCGAACGGGTCGGTCCCGCAGCACTGCCGCTGGTCTTCGTGCTCGCTCCGATCGCAACCGTGTTGGGCTGCGTCAGTTATGCGACGATCGTCGGGAGCGTGCGCAACGACCGGCTCTTTATCCGGCTTCTGATCACCGCCGGGGTCGCCCTCGGCACGGGCACACTGCTGCTTCAACTCGAACTACCCGGAGTGTTGCACGCCCTCTTTTGTGCCGCCTACCTGACCCAGGCAATCTTGATCAATCTCCACTTCTGGACGTTTGCGGCGGACTTCTTCGACACCCTGCAGAGCAAACGCCTCTATCCCTATCTCGTCGTGGGCGCGAGTGCAGGCGGTGCGCTGGGGGGTACGCTCGCCGCGCTCGGCGGACTCGCCTTTCCAGCCGAGACGCTGATTCTCGGCTGGTCCATCACCCTGCTGGTAGCGGCTGGCGTCGTCTATCGGCGTCAGTCGGATCTGCAGCGCTGGCGGACCCTCGGAGTCGAAGAGAAAGACGAAAGTTCTGCTGCGGGATTGCAGGGAGCGCTTCGCTTCTTGAATCGCTCTCCGCTGGCGGGTTGGATCGCGATCTCGATTGTCGGAATGATCTCGGCCCTGTTTGTCATTCAATATCTCTATATGAAGATCTTCAGCGAAGCTTTCGATTCGGCAGAGACGCTGGCGGTCTTTCTCGGGACTTATCTCGCGCTGAGCAACCTCGCCGAGATCTTCATCGGAACAGTTGTGACCCCGCTGCTGATAAAACGACTGGGGGTTCCCGGTACGACCCTGGTCCACGCGCTGCTGACCCTGCTGGTGTTTCCTCTACTCTGGTTCTATCCGGTGCTGGTGGCCGCAGTCGCAGCCCGCGCCGTGCGCGAGTTGGTCGAAACTTCGATGGCCGCACCGGTTCGACAACTCTCCTACAACGCACTGCCATTCCGCTTTCGCGGTCGGGTGCGGGCCTTGCTCGAAGGGGTCGTTCTATTCGCCGCCATGGCGATGGTCGGGCTGGCACTGATTGCGCTGGGCGAAAATGCCAACTTGCTCTGGCTTTGCAGCCTCGGCGCTGGCATGAGTCTGGTCTACCTGTCTGCAGGCCTGATCGTGCGGCGCGAGTATCTGCGGGGTTTCATTCTCGAGCTTCGCCACGGCCGCCTGGATCTCGATATCGAACTTGGGCAGGGAGTTCTCGCAAGTCTGGCGCAACAGTGGGAAGGCCTGTTGATGGACGAGCGCAAGTATCCGTCACAGAGTCTGCTCAAGCTGGCGGCGGAGTTTTCGAAACACGGGTTCGGCCAGGTGGTCCTGCGCGCCAGCCATCATCCCCACAAGAAAGTTCGGATCACTTGCATTGAAGCACTCGCGAGTTTTGACCCCACTCGTCTGATCCAAAGCTTGCCGGTTGCACTGACGGACAAAGAGGTTGACGTTCGCCTGGCGGCGGTTCGGGCTGCGGGCTCGCTCGAGCCGCGCCCGACCCAAATCGAAGCGCGATTGCAATCTTGCCTCCGGGACAGCGACCCTCGCGTGCGGGCCCAGGTCGCTCAATTTTCAGGCCCTCCCGGCGAAGCGGTTCTCGAAGCGCTGCTCGAAAGTAAAGATCCCGCAGAGATCGTTGCCGCTCTCGAGTGTCTCCCCGCCGCCATGTCTCCCAGCGCCGAGGGCCTGCTCGAGCATTCCGATCAACACGTTCGCGCGGCGGCGCTTTCGACTTCCGCCCCGCATCGGGCCGAAGATGCGCCCGCTCGGCTCGACCGGATTCTCGACGCCATGGCGGACGCGGATCCAGAGGTTCGGCAGGCCGCTGCCCGAGCGCTACCCAACTTCGGAAGCGAGCGGCGAATCATTCGCTGTCTGGCGGACGCCCTCGACGATTCGTCCCATGCAGTGCGGGATGCTGCGGCCCGAAGTCTCGCATTGCTCGGCGAACAAGGGGTCCGGGCGGCACTGTCTCAACTGACGAGCTTGCGCCGCTGGACCGCCGAAGCCGCACTAGAGGTCATCGATCGAGCGGATGACATCCATAGCCGCCATCACCTCGCAGGGGTCTATCGAACATGCGTTCTCGATGCCTGGAAGCTCTATGCCGGCATTGAGATCGCCCCGATCGAACCCACCCTCGAAGCACACTTTCTCCGAGTGGCGTTGCAAAACGCCTACCGGAACAAGGTGTGGTTGGCCTTCCGAATCCTGGCGGTGCTCGAAGATCCATCGGTCGTGAAGAGCGTAAAGCAGATTCTGGACCGTGGATCGAATCGCGATCGAGCCGATGCCCTCGAGGTTCTCAGCAATCTAGGGGAGCGGGAGACGTCCGATCAGTTCGCGCTACTGCTCGAAGCCGGCCCCTTCCAAGACAAGCTATTGAATGCAGCTAGCTTCGTGCTGGCGCCGCAGGATCTTCATGAAGTTCTCGATCAGGCCGATCAATCGGAAGACCGCTGGTTGCGATTGGCCGCCGGGCCCTATATTTCGCTCAGATCCTCTAGCCGGAGCGAAGGCGATCTCGAACAAAATCAACAAGCGGACAACCCACAACCCGATCTACAATCCCAACACGAGGTCGATCTCATGCAAAGACTTCTCGCCCTGCGCAAGGTTCCCCTGTTTACCGAGTTGAGTCTCGAACGGCTGGAAAGCATCCATCAACTCATGCACGAATCCAATTACCTGGCCGGAGAGTGTGTCGTGCGCGAGGGCGATATCGGCGACGACCTGTTCATTCTTCTCGAAGGTGAACTCGAGATCTACAAGAACCATGGCACCCCCGACGCGCGACTCTTGAACACGCTGACCCCTGTCGCGTACATGGGCGAAATGGCCATACTCGACGATTCGGAGCGCAGTGCGACGGCGATTGCGTCCAAAGACTCGCGCCTTTTGAGTCTGGGCGGAGATACCTTCAAGGAGATCGTGCTACAGACCCCTGAGATCTCGTTCGAGATCTTCAAGGTATTGACGGCGCGCATCCGTGCCGCCGAAATGCGTCGAGAGTAA